From Candidatus Manganitrophus morganii, the proteins below share one genomic window:
- a CDS encoding rod shape-determining protein — protein MGLTSSILGWFSNDLAIDLGTANTLVYVRGKGIVINEPSVVAIERKSGKVVAIGAEAKKMLGRTPGNIVAIRPMKDGVIADFEIAEKMLNHFIKKAHNRNTFVRPRVIIGVPSRVTQVEQRAVRDSAELAGAREVYLIEQPIAAAIGAGLPIAEPSGNMVVDIGGGTTDIAVISLAGIVYSESVKVAGDKMDDAIVNYIKRKYNLLIGDHMAEQIKFEIGSAYPLEEKKTYMIKGRDLISGIPKTLVIDDGEIREALAEPISAIVNAIKVALENTPPELAGDIIDRGIVLTGGGSLLRGMDIRLREETNLPIITVDNPLNTVALGTGKALDQLSLLRRISIASQ, from the coding sequence ATGGGACTGACAAGCAGCATCTTGGGGTGGTTTTCAAACGACTTGGCCATTGATCTGGGGACCGCGAACACGCTGGTTTACGTGAGGGGGAAGGGGATCGTCATCAACGAGCCTTCGGTGGTGGCGATCGAGCGAAAATCGGGAAAGGTGGTCGCGATCGGGGCGGAGGCGAAAAAGATGCTGGGGCGCACCCCCGGAAACATCGTCGCCATCCGGCCGATGAAAGACGGCGTGATCGCCGATTTCGAAATCGCCGAGAAGATGCTGAATCACTTCATCAAGAAGGCTCACAATCGGAACACTTTCGTCCGCCCCCGTGTGATCATCGGGGTTCCTTCGCGGGTCACGCAGGTGGAGCAGCGGGCGGTGCGCGACTCCGCGGAACTGGCGGGGGCGCGCGAGGTTTATCTGATCGAGCAGCCGATCGCCGCCGCCATCGGCGCGGGGCTTCCGATTGCCGAGCCGTCCGGAAACATGGTGGTCGATATCGGCGGCGGCACGACCGACATCGCCGTCATCTCTCTGGCCGGCATCGTCTACTCGGAATCGGTGAAGGTGGCGGGAGATAAGATGGACGACGCCATCGTCAACTACATCAAGCGAAAATATAATCTTCTCATCGGAGATCACATGGCCGAGCAGATCAAATTCGAGATCGGCTCCGCCTATCCGCTGGAAGAGAAGAAGACCTATATGATCAAAGGGCGGGATTTGATCTCCGGAATTCCGAAGACGCTGGTGATCGATGACGGGGAGATCCGGGAAGCGCTCGCCGAGCCGATCTCCGCCATCGTCAATGCGATCAAGGTCGCCTTGGAGAACACCCCCCCGGAGTTGGCGGGGGATATTATCGATCGCGGAATCGTCTTGACCGGGGGAGGATCGCTTTTGCGGGGGATGGATATCCGCCTGCGTGAAGAAACAAACCTCCCGATCATTACCGTCGACAATCCGCTCAATACCGTGGCGCTCGGAACGGGAAAGGCGCTCGATCAGCTGAGTCTCCTCCGACGGATTTCAATCGCCTCGCAATAA
- a CDS encoding RDD family protein: MILLFAEVRITSVGTKSNPAGREAATFFLNIFYFLMYNGIYFMIGRKVLVLTELGEEVAGSWVYPKASVLHRFIAKFLDLLVVAAIYEIPLRISFLAGLSYLLISDGFGEGRSIGKQLIGLQIITPATRKKASFKESIIRNFPLATAYLLFYLPYIGWLFSLMVIGFEALLMIGNPKGLRVGDELAKTQVLDHAVFESLEK; the protein is encoded by the coding sequence GTGATCCTCCTTTTTGCGGAGGTTAGGATAACATCAGTCGGTACAAAAAGCAACCCCGCCGGCCGCGAAGCGGCGACATTTTTCTTAAACATTTTTTATTTTTTGATGTATAATGGCATCTATTTTATGATCGGACGAAAGGTCCTTGTGTTGACGGAGCTGGGTGAGGAGGTAGCAGGTTCTTGGGTCTATCCTAAAGCGAGTGTCCTCCATCGGTTTATCGCTAAATTCCTCGATTTATTGGTTGTTGCCGCGATCTATGAAATACCGCTTCGAATCAGCTTTCTGGCAGGGCTTTCCTACCTTTTGATTTCTGACGGTTTTGGCGAAGGGAGAAGCATCGGGAAACAGCTGATCGGTCTTCAGATCATTACCCCTGCAACGCGAAAAAAAGCTTCCTTCAAGGAATCGATTATCCGCAATTTCCCGCTGGCGACCGCCTATTTACTTTTTTACCTCCCTTACATCGGTTGGCTGTTCTCATTGATGGTTATCGGTTTTGAAGCGTTGTTGATGATCGGCAATCCGAAAGGGTTGCGGGTTGGGGACGAATTGGCGAAGACGCAGGTGCTCGATCACGCTGTGTTCGAATCTTTAGAAAAATAA